TTCTACCCGGTAAAACGAGAGTAGTTGTTGCTTCAAATTCTAATCATATTGATTTTCCCTTCCAGGATGAATCGTGTTGCTCAGTGATTGTCGAATATTTATAGTCGATGGCCATCGCATCTGTGCTAATTAGTAGAAAATGATGATTTTATCCGTATGATTAGGTACCGCGTGGCCGAGATCCGCTACCATCGAGTCTCGTCCATGAAAAGTCGCATTGAAAGTGTCCTGCTCTTTGTGCCAGATGTCTGGTCGTGCGTACCCACCGCCGGCCAATGGGAAACTATCGTCCATTCTTACATGCAACCCTCCAATGAACCAGTTGAAGCCGATCCAGAAGCTAAGGCATCGCAGACTACTAATTCTTCtcactgtttttctttctgttttgtCGTTTGGTTTTTGATTTCGACGAGcaaacttttttatttattttatttcgacCGAGCTGCATTACGACGATTGACTTCTTCCAGATTAATGCTCTTTTTTCGATTGTGTTTGTATGAAAGATTCAGAGATTTACATCCATTTCCGTTtgtgttgttttccttttgttcagatggaagaagaagagccaAAAGAGGACGCGGTTGATCCATTAAAAGAAGCTTCTCACTATTCAAAAATTGAGCCAAAAAATCTCAAAGTCAGTAACGCGATTCCATAACTTCCTTAGTTAGTCTAGTAGATACTCATCTTTTTGTCTGTTTCAGTTCAGCGAACTCAAGACGGAATTGGAGGCACGGAATTTGAGCAGTAAAGGGATGAGGATTCAGCTTGTCCCGCGATTGACGATAGCCTTAAAGGGTGAGGCAGAAGAGGAGAAACGTAAACGGGACGATGCTCAACTTGCCGAAGAAGAACAGCAAGAGTCGGGAAGCAGGGAAAGTTCTCTTCCGGCGGATGAGACGGATAGTAGCCGGCGGTTAGATTTTGTCGCCTCACCGCAGATTCTCGTCCATCCATCCCGTACGGCCAAAGGAGGCAAGTTCAGTTGTTCTCTGGTCAGCCTCTCGGTTCTTCTGGATTATCGGCTGGAAGATACCAAGGAACACACTTTCGAAGTCTCACTCTTTTCTGAACTCATCAATGAAATGCTGATGCGCGATTTCGGTGCATTGGTCTATCGATCGGTTGTCAATGAATatttgagaaaagaaaagagggacaagaaagaagacgaagagacggaaaagaagaaaaggaaagaaatgaaaatcgGAAAGCTAATGAACAACGCTCCGTTACTCTTAGCTTATTGCTACTTTGATTTAAGTCATGCCAACTACATTGCCAGCAAAGATTTGGAAGATCTATTCCTGACGTTAGGACTACAACTATCACGAGCTCAGGTACACGATgctaaatttctttttttctttttttaagttgtTCAAATGCTGATTTTATTCTCAGGTCAGGAAACTACTTCAGAAAGTGATCACGGATGATTGCCTCCGCTACAAGAAACTCACTGAAAAAAGTGTTTTGATGGGCAAAGAAGAGGAAGATCAACCAAATGATGTACCGTTAGGTAAAAGAATTTGCCCATGTTTTATCGTCTTAAATAACGTAAGTTTTATGCTTTCTGACCTATAGGTAATTCGCCATGTGAAGTTACAAACGGGAAAGAAATGGCAAGCGACTCAGTTGGATTGATCTTATTGAACGGTGTTTACGTCAACGTCGAACAGTTGCTCTTACGGCTGGAACAATCCGAGGAATCTAGGAGGGAAAGCGAACTAAAGTTTAAGCTGGCTCAAAATCAATTAGGTAAAAATAACTTACCTTGACATTGAATcttacaatttttaaaatattcgtCCCGTGCAGCAATATGCCGAGTGGATTTGACCAAATCGACAGAAACCAACTCCTCGTTGTGTCGACAATTGGAAACGGAAAAATTACGGGCGGATTCGACCACTGAAGAATTGACGCGGCTTCAGGTAAATAACGATTTAAGAAAAACCGTAAAGTAAGATGTTATCTACATTCTTGCATTTTGCTTTTTAAAGGAATGCGTCAACCAATATGTCCAGGGTATCGGCAAGATTCAGGCAATCAGCAATAATCTTTTAACTTCAAAAGGAGAAGTGATTAAAGAGGGGCAAATACCGTTAGACTCACAAATACTACAGTCAGAATTTCTAGATAAAGCAGAACATTAAACGTTTTCACGTATTTTATAATAACAATCTCTGCCTTTATTCGTTTAATTAGATTCTACAGTTCCAAGCAACATGCATAAATCCTTGGATGCTAAaattatatgtttttaaatactttttcAATAGTTAGACAAAAACTCTCAAGAATTTGCAGTTCAAGTTGTTGAAACTGAAGAAACAGAAAGACTTGGCTGACCCAATGAGGGAAAAATCCAGATAATGCTGACATACGAACCTTGCATATAGGGGATTGACAATTAGCAGTACCGTCGGGTATCATCTGAAAGCTGTTAGGATTCTTGATTTTTGATGGAAATAGAACACGGTAAGAGTAGAGGAGTCAAATGTAGCATTGGTATAGATAAGTCTTGTTGCTGATCTTATTAGTCAGCTTATGCCTTGACGGGGATGTGGCAATTGCATGCAGATGGTAGTTTGTAGATATCGATGAAAACACCCCTGCGCTCATCGCAAGGGTCGAAAGAGAGCATGCGATGGACGGTGTGCTTTTGAAGGCATTTGCTGAAGTGGCAAGGAGCCAAGGTGCGGCAAGCGGCTTCTGGGAACAAGCAAGTCTCTGTCCGCTGGGTCTGCGTGTAGGTGGGCCAGGCGATGTCCTGGACGATGACACGCCATTCACCAGCAGTGTTCTTGGCACGAAGGGGACGAGAATAAGCGACGTCGCTGGGACAGATGAAACCTTCACCACCGACCCAGTTGCCCTCGTCGAATTGCTTTCCTTTGTAGAAAGAGTAATCGAATTTCTCCTCTTGTTCTTTGCTGACTCCATCGACCAAATCGTTAGCGGATTGGTCGGCAACGTCAGCGTATTTCTTGAGGACTAAAGGATCGTAGTCGATGGCATACTATTGAAAAGCAATTATAATTTAGTTAAGGCGATTAAGTAGAAAGCCAAGAAGAATGAGCAGTACCTTGACTTCGTAGACGGGGTATTCCTCGTCAGTCAGACACCAGTGACCGGTGGAATTTTCAGCGCATTTAGGAGCAGCTTTAGTGTCACAATGCTTGGGGTAGGCTGAGTAAGATGGGTATGATGGATCTGTACAAGATTTGGAAATAGCTTACGAAAATCAATGGAGCAAATTTAAAGTAAAATCTCACGGGCGGGTTTGCTGTGCGATGGATATTGTTGCTCAGGATATGGCGGCTTGTTGGCCGGATACTCTGGTCTGTAAGCCGGCCTTTTATTAAGATgataataaaattattatcATAGTTTTAACGTATCTCGTCTTCATCAACACAAATTGGTTTACCTGTACTGCTCTTCAGCAGTTAAATCTTCGGCCCATGTACCAACggcgcaaaacaacaaaatgacCTGTAACAAGCACAGTATTATTGCGATACAAAACCTGTTGATGGTTGCGTCTGAACGTTCTGCAAAACGTTGTACTCACCACTACAAGGGACATGCCGAATAATTTAAGATGTACTGGCAGTTGGAGCACCTTGGATATTCTGTGTTTCATACAACAATGGTCTCAGGCTTTTATAGCCAAGCTGGCTGTTTGACGACGCCTCTTTCCCATTTTGAATCACCCCAGCCCCAATGGAAGCAGTTGGGAGGTCTTTgcgcaaaaaagaaatcaagtaaAACATTTATTCTTTTAGCTCTCACCTCATTTAAAAATTGCAGGTACTGTTTTTGTTAAAGCAGGGTCTCCAGCAAAGAGCGCATTCCCTTTGGCAATCGTAAATTAGTTTAGTGACTGAACTGCTTCACATTAACTGTGTGGGTCTTCCCATAATGAACCTGGAATTAAAGAACAGAGTAGATCATATTGTGCATGAACCTTCttattttcaaatatttattatttagTCTTCTTCAGCAGGCTGGGGGGTTGAacgatttctttaaaaaataacacagaGAAAGTTCAGAAAAGAATCTATGATCTTCAAGGCAACTAGACTTTCGCAAGTCCTTCCGCAAGAGAAAAGGGGGAGTTGCCTCTGCTTGAATTGGAACAAGGTGGAACGAAGTGCGTCCGTATATAAACGTGAACGGTTACAACCATCTAGTTAGTCGTCCATTTCAGCCGATTTCCAACtctctttgctttctttcaaGCTATTTACACAATCACAGATTGACCATCATGTCTGCGTTCTACCAATTCTTGGTAACTGAGTAATCCTGTACCGAATCGGCTTTGcctaattcttttttatttcttttgacAAATTCTAGATCTTCTTCGGATTGGGTGTTGGGGCTGTAATGGGCAACAATTACAAGGCGCCTTACCATCAACCCAAATACGAGCCAGAGATCCCTGCCTGTTCCAAGAACACGACCAAGAATTGGTGCCTGGAAGATTCCGAATATCCAGCCTATGAAGTCGTTTACGAGCTGGACAAACATTACGAAGCCGTTGTGGCTCTGTACAAGAACGTCGTCGCCGAAACGGCCAACTCGGTCGATACCCTCAGCAAATTGGAACAGGAGACTTACCTTTGCCCCAGCAAAACTTCTTACGTCCAGCCGCTACGTGCAGTCAACACCAAAGGCAAATGGCGTGTCATCATCAACAAAGTCGAATCTTATGGCATCAAATACGATCAACATGCCCGCATTGAAGAATGTGAAGATGATGCTGCTGGAAAGGCCTGCCCATTGGTGCCCACCTGTTACGAATCGAAATGCATGCAAAAAAGCATTTATTACCGTTTCCTCGTCTACGATCCCACCGATTATTATTTCCCATTCGCCATTGAAACTTTCAAATTGCCCGCATCTTGCGCCTGTTTCGTTGGAGCTTTCAAACTCTAGTCTTTTACCATCCTTTtctatcttttcttttcttacttCTTTTCCAACCAAAGTTCAGTCAAAACGATCCCTGttatattttttataaaatatcTCTGCGCTTCACAGTCGACTTAGTGAACAAATGAAAGACTCACGGTGGAGCGCAAAGGTTGGCGGTACCATCAACAACGAAAAACCATCTCAATGAAAGCAGTCCCTTCTCAACACCATGGATTATTTAATAATTGAAGATACTACATGTGCATTTTCTACTAAATGAATTTGCTGTAAAATTGTTTTAGCAGGATTCCTCTGTGCTAGTTCGTAATTTTCCCCAACAGATAATAAATTggaatttttcttaaataaatatcatatgaaaagaataattttAAACCTTTTAATGTGAATT
This genomic stretch from Daphnia magna isolate NIES linkage group LG10, ASM2063170v1.1, whole genome shotgun sequence harbors:
- the LOC116931740 gene encoding neurotrophin 1, with translation MKHRISKVLQLPVHLKLFGMSLVVVILLFCAVGTWAEDLTAEEQYRPAYRPEYPANKPPYPEQQYPSHSKPAHPSYPSYSAYPKHCDTKAAPKCAENSTGHWCLTDEEYPVYEVKYAIDYDPLVLKKYADVADQSANDLVDGVSKEQEEKFDYSFYKGKQFDEGNWVGGEGFICPSDVAYSRPLRAKNTAGEWRVIVQDIAWPTYTQTQRTETCLFPEAACRTLAPCHFSKCLQKHTVHRMLSFDPCDERRGVFIDIYKLPSACNCHIPVKA
- the LOC116931762 gene encoding uncharacterized protein LOC116931762, with amino-acid sequence MSAFYQFLIFFGLGVGAVMGNNYKAPYHQPKYEPEIPACSKNTTKNWCLEDSEYPAYEVVYELDKHYEAVVALYKNVVAETANSVDTLSKLEQETYLCPSKTSYVQPLRAVNTKGKWRVIINKVESYGIKYDQHARIEECEDDAAGKACPLVPTCYESKCMQKSIYYRFLVYDPTDYYFPFAIETFKLPASCACFVGAFKL